A region from the Natronoarchaeum mannanilyticum genome encodes:
- a CDS encoding carboxypeptidase M32 yields MATDATAEETPEEYEAFLGTVKRLTNVRNAAGILNWDQEVMMPEGGTPARSQQLSALSAVSHELLTDEETGEYLDALEAADLNGDQRANVREVRREYDRATSVPTELVEEISKTTSEAHPKWKQAREEDDFSIFAPTLEKLVELKREYAEHVDPDADPYAVLFAEYEPYLDIDTADRVLTRLKEELVPLIDDVADSDADLATDAFSGQYPEDKQESFVRDVLDELGYDWDRGRLDTAPHPFSSGTQFDARITTRFNEDDPMGALLSTVHEFGHATYTQGLPDEHYGTPLGESRDLSVHESQSRFWENHVGRTRAFWELMLPAMKEQFPQIEDVTVEEAHEAANQVYDDNLIRVEADELTYHMHIVVRFEIEKQLIRGELDVEDVPEAWNDKYEEYLGIRPDTDADGCLQDIHWSHGSFGYFSTYTLGSVLAAQIDAAVREELDVDELVREGEFEPIHEWLTENVHSHGCRYTTDELIERATGEELTADYFVDHVTEKYGELYGV; encoded by the coding sequence ATGGCAACAGACGCGACAGCGGAGGAGACGCCCGAGGAGTACGAGGCGTTTCTCGGCACGGTCAAGCGACTGACGAACGTCCGGAACGCGGCGGGGATCCTCAACTGGGACCAGGAAGTGATGATGCCCGAGGGCGGCACGCCCGCCCGCTCCCAGCAGCTCTCGGCGCTCTCGGCGGTGAGCCACGAGCTGCTGACCGACGAGGAGACCGGCGAGTACCTCGACGCGCTGGAAGCGGCCGACCTGAACGGCGACCAGCGCGCGAACGTCCGCGAGGTCCGCCGGGAGTACGACCGGGCGACGAGCGTGCCGACCGAGCTCGTCGAGGAGATCTCGAAGACGACCAGCGAGGCCCACCCCAAGTGGAAGCAAGCCCGCGAGGAGGACGACTTCTCGATCTTCGCGCCCACCCTGGAGAAGCTGGTCGAGCTCAAGCGCGAGTACGCCGAGCACGTCGATCCCGACGCCGACCCCTACGCGGTGCTGTTCGCGGAGTACGAGCCGTACCTCGACATCGACACCGCGGATCGCGTGCTGACCCGGCTCAAGGAGGAGCTGGTGCCCCTGATCGACGACGTCGCGGATTCGGACGCCGATCTGGCTACCGACGCGTTCTCGGGCCAGTATCCGGAGGACAAGCAGGAGTCGTTCGTCCGCGACGTGCTCGACGAGCTGGGCTACGACTGGGACCGCGGCCGGCTCGACACCGCGCCCCACCCGTTCTCGTCGGGGACGCAGTTCGACGCCCGCATCACCACGCGGTTCAACGAGGACGATCCGATGGGCGCGCTGCTGAGCACCGTCCACGAGTTCGGCCACGCCACCTACACCCAAGGCCTGCCCGACGAGCACTACGGGACGCCGCTGGGCGAGTCCCGGGACCTCTCGGTCCACGAATCGCAGTCCCGGTTCTGGGAGAACCACGTCGGGCGCACCCGAGCGTTCTGGGAGCTGATGCTGCCGGCGATGAAAGAGCAGTTCCCCCAGATCGAGGACGTCACCGTCGAGGAAGCCCACGAGGCCGCCAACCAGGTGTACGACGATAACCTGATCCGCGTCGAGGCGGACGAGCTGACCTACCACATGCACATCGTGGTGCGCTTCGAGATCGAGAAGCAGCTCATCCGCGGCGAGCTAGACGTCGAGGACGTCCCCGAGGCCTGGAACGACAAGTACGAGGAGTACCTCGGGATCCGCCCCGACACCGACGCCGACGGCTGCCTGCAGGACATCCACTGGAGCCACGGCAGCTTCGGCTACTTCTCGACGTACACGCTCGGCAGCGTGCTGGCCGCCCAGATCGACGCCGCCGTCCGCGAGGAGCTGGACGTCGACGAGCTCGTCCGCGAGGGCGAGTTCGAGCCGATCCACGAGTGGCTCACCGAGAACGTCCACTCCCACGGCTGCCGGTACACCACCGACGAGCTGATCGAGCGCGCGACCGGAGAGGAACTGACCGCGGACTACTTCGTCGATCACGTCACCGAGAAGTACGGCGAGCTATACGGCGTCTGA
- a CDS encoding M20 family metallopeptidase, whose protein sequence is MNELDRLAADLVAIPSHEDEREAGEAIAEWLAEETAASVQIDDSGNVIARTGDGDRSLALVGHHDVVPPDDSQVVDETDGGETEYAVERRDGRLYGRGSADMKGAVAAMLLAFRDAEPAIELVFASFAGEEQGGVGARAAIDEGFAPDYAVVGEGSTGYSAPGVTDVAVAHKGRRASTIRASGASAHASSPEEGENAIYRATDAVDELRAIAPPTVEVAGEELSGSLVATEIDGGTAWNVVPDACEVTVDERTVPGERAPIERVETVSGVDVEIEQDLPPMRCDDDAFAEAALDAAAEAHDAVPGDAEGEPALVTKPHATDAGWLAQAGTTCVVCGPAEPGEAHTADESVSLDVLERCYELYRGVAELWPAE, encoded by the coding sequence GTGAACGAACTCGATCGACTCGCGGCGGACCTCGTCGCGATCCCGAGCCACGAGGACGAGCGCGAGGCGGGCGAGGCGATCGCGGAGTGGCTGGCCGAGGAGACCGCGGCGTCGGTGCAGATCGACGACAGCGGAAACGTGATCGCGCGGACGGGCGACGGCGATCGGTCGCTGGCGCTCGTCGGCCACCACGACGTCGTGCCGCCGGACGACTCGCAGGTCGTGGACGAGACCGACGGCGGCGAGACGGAATACGCCGTCGAGCGCCGCGACGGCCGACTGTACGGCCGCGGGAGCGCGGACATGAAAGGCGCCGTGGCGGCGATGCTACTGGCGTTCCGCGACGCGGAGCCCGCGATCGAGCTCGTCTTCGCCAGCTTCGCCGGCGAGGAGCAGGGCGGCGTCGGCGCCCGCGCGGCGATCGACGAGGGGTTTGCGCCCGACTACGCGGTCGTCGGCGAGGGCTCGACGGGCTACTCGGCGCCCGGCGTGACGGACGTGGCGGTGGCGCACAAGGGTCGCCGCGCGAGCACGATCCGCGCGAGCGGGGCGAGCGCGCACGCGAGCAGTCCCGAGGAGGGCGAGAACGCGATCTACCGCGCGACCGACGCCGTCGACGAGCTGCGCGCGATCGCACCGCCGACTGTCGAGGTCGCGGGCGAGGAGCTCTCGGGGAGCCTCGTCGCCACGGAGATCGATGGAGGGACGGCCTGGAACGTCGTCCCCGACGCCTGCGAGGTGACCGTCGACGAGCGCACGGTTCCGGGGGAGCGCGCACCGATCGAGCGCGTCGAGACGGTCTCCGGCGTCGACGTCGAGATCGAGCAGGATCTCCCGCCGATGCGCTGCGACGACGACGCGTTCGCCGAGGCCGCGCTTGACGCCGCCGCGGAAGCGCACGACGCCGTCCCGGGGGACGCCGAGGGCGAGCCCGCACTCGTGACCAAGCCCCACGCCACCGACGCCGGGTGGCTCGCGCAGGCGGGAACGACGTGCGTGGTCTGCGGCCCGGCGGAACCGGGCGAGGCACACACCGCCGACGAGTCGGTCTCGCTCGACGTGCTGGAGCGGTGTTACGAGCTCTACCGCGGCGTCGCCGAGCTGTGGCCGGCCGAGTAG
- a CDS encoding GNAT family N-acetyltransferase, with product MHSDALDATYEVRRYRPEDRSGVLALDEAVWDRNRGGRWFDWKYGQNPYVDHVPLFVAVTDDEVVGARPFMAFQLRAGDETALALQPADTMVHPDHRRQGLFTRMTERALEFYRERGVELFFNFPNEASLPGYRKLGWRSVDDKRTFYRVQSPDAFVPQYADGRAATLLGQLAAPIVRGYHDVRTELAQPPPELSVDRRAGVDAEALTELYRRNPPSQLHARRDVEFYEWRFDSPVWSHSTYVAAADGDPAVGLVTRTRTTNDDIAIAQIAEVVPMDGGRRWREGVAELLGDALGDHADADVVAITGAVVPDDVLTAYGFSPDDRLPLSKFSDHRCALVVRPLDGESWSLNGRDLTRSVNWLLSYGERDTT from the coding sequence ATGCACAGCGACGCGCTCGACGCCACGTACGAGGTGCGCCGGTACCGTCCGGAGGATCGGTCCGGCGTGCTCGCCCTCGACGAGGCGGTGTGGGACCGCAACAGGGGCGGGCGCTGGTTCGACTGGAAGTACGGCCAGAATCCCTACGTCGACCACGTGCCGCTGTTCGTCGCGGTCACCGACGACGAGGTCGTCGGCGCGCGTCCGTTCATGGCGTTTCAGCTGCGGGCTGGCGACGAAACCGCGCTGGCGCTCCAGCCCGCCGACACGATGGTCCACCCCGACCACCGCCGGCAGGGGCTGTTCACGCGGATGACCGAGCGCGCGCTGGAGTTCTACCGCGAGCGCGGCGTCGAGCTGTTCTTCAACTTCCCGAACGAGGCGTCGCTGCCGGGCTACCGCAAGCTCGGCTGGCGATCGGTCGACGACAAGCGCACGTTCTACCGGGTCCAGAGCCCCGACGCGTTCGTCCCGCAGTACGCAGACGGCCGGGCGGCGACGCTGCTGGGACAGCTCGCCGCGCCGATCGTCCGGGGATACCACGATGTCCGAACCGAGCTCGCCCAGCCGCCGCCCGAGCTGTCGGTCGACCGGCGGGCGGGCGTCGACGCCGAGGCGCTGACCGAACTGTATCGGCGGAATCCGCCGAGCCAGCTCCACGCCCGCCGCGACGTCGAGTTCTACGAGTGGCGCTTCGACAGCCCCGTCTGGTCGCACTCGACGTACGTCGCCGCCGCCGACGGCGACCCCGCCGTGGGGCTGGTCACGCGCACCCGGACGACGAACGACGACATCGCGATCGCCCAGATCGCCGAGGTGGTGCCGATGGACGGCGGCCGGCGCTGGCGCGAGGGCGTGGCGGAACTGCTCGGCGACGCGCTGGGCGACCACGCCGACGCCGACGTCGTCGCGATCACCGGCGCGGTCGTCCCCGACGACGTGCTGACCGCATACGGCTTCTCGCCGGACGATCGCCTGCCCCTCTCGAAGTTCTCCGACCACCGCTGCGCGCTGGTCGTCCGCCCGCTCGACGGCGAGTCGTGGTCGCTCAACGGCCGGGATCTCACCCGGTCGGTCAACTGGCTGCTGAGTTACGGCGAGCGGGACACGACCTGA
- a CDS encoding TylF/MycF/NovP-related O-methyltransferase — protein MRSRQSDTASDSTPGLHRPTEPDQPSSPDSGEPSASGPPEDADRSPDSTAEAAGPDASDSTGRISAAVAAALRCYRLALLVASLPVILGEYLRPENGAQYGVGVADKLVLAGKMLRNNRAIPTGSSFVEHLVMATEVLSTPRDVEGTIVECGAYKGGSTANLSLVAGLCDRDLVVFDCFEGMPDPGDADAEHLLVASERVHTYEENSWSASLREAVDNIERYGDPSAVTIRPGYFEETMPAFDEPVALAFLDVGLRSSAETAVRELWPLLGDDRYLFTHEAKHMEIAGLFFEREWWREHLDADPPGLVGAGSGLGLHPGANGFSSLLAYARKNPDTGAFDTVAETGEDNTVDASVRKN, from the coding sequence ATGCGATCGCGCCAGTCAGACACAGCCTCCGATTCGACGCCCGGCCTCCATCGGCCGACAGAACCCGATCAGCCGTCCAGTCCCGATAGCGGGGAGCCGTCCGCGTCCGGGCCGCCAGAGGACGCCGATCGATCGCCCGATTCGACCGCCGAGGCCGCCGGTCCGGACGCGTCCGATTCGACCGGCCGGATCTCGGCCGCCGTCGCCGCCGCGCTGCGGTGCTACAGGCTCGCGCTACTGGTCGCCAGTCTCCCCGTGATTCTCGGCGAGTACCTGCGCCCGGAAAACGGCGCGCAGTACGGCGTCGGCGTCGCCGACAAGCTCGTCCTCGCGGGGAAGATGCTGCGGAACAACCGCGCGATCCCGACCGGCTCGTCGTTCGTCGAACATCTCGTGATGGCGACGGAGGTGCTCTCGACGCCCCGAGACGTCGAGGGGACGATCGTCGAGTGCGGGGCGTACAAGGGCGGGAGCACCGCCAACCTCTCGCTGGTCGCCGGGCTGTGCGACCGCGATCTCGTGGTGTTCGACTGCTTCGAGGGGATGCCCGACCCCGGCGACGCCGACGCCGAGCACCTGCTGGTCGCCTCCGAGCGCGTCCACACCTACGAGGAGAACTCGTGGTCGGCTTCGCTCCGAGAGGCCGTCGACAACATCGAGCGGTACGGCGATCCGTCGGCGGTGACGATCCGCCCGGGCTACTTCGAGGAGACGATGCCGGCGTTCGACGAGCCGGTCGCGCTGGCGTTCCTCGACGTCGGGCTGCGCTCCTCGGCCGAGACGGCGGTCCGGGAGCTGTGGCCGCTGCTCGGCGACGACCGCTACCTGTTCACCCACGAGGCCAAACACATGGAGATCGCGGGGCTGTTCTTCGAGCGCGAGTGGTGGCGCGAACATCTCGACGCCGACCCGCCGGGGCTCGTCGGCGCCGGGAGCGGACTCGGCCTCCATCCCGGCGCGAACGGCTTTTCCAGCTTGCTCGCGTACGCCCGCAAGAACCCCGACACCGGGGCGTTCGACACCGTCGCCGAGACCGGCGAGGACAACACCGTCGACGCCTCGGTCCGCAAAAACTGA
- a CDS encoding DUF7553 family protein has translation MPDSPDENSDDGHEPADELDAVQSRLQHAREDAKPELNDPLNEVAEALDRMQGAETDARPDRLESIQRELVELRSDAAPETDERLRDALERLGRVQRDAEDEAPES, from the coding sequence ATGCCTGACTCGCCGGACGAAAATAGCGACGACGGCCACGAACCGGCCGACGAACTCGACGCCGTCCAGAGCCGGCTCCAGCACGCCCGCGAGGACGCCAAGCCGGAACTGAACGACCCGCTCAACGAGGTGGCGGAGGCGCTCGATCGGATGCAGGGCGCGGAGACCGACGCGCGGCCCGACCGCCTGGAGTCGATCCAGCGCGAACTCGTCGAACTCCGCAGCGACGCCGCGCCGGAGACCGACGAGCGGCTTCGCGACGCGCTCGAACGGCTCGGACGCGTCCAGCGGGACGCCGAGGACGAGGCGCCCGAGTCCTGA
- a CDS encoding glutathione S-transferase N-terminal domain-containing protein, translating to MLELYQDEDCPHSTDVREKLAELGVTYVIHNPRSVDGDVRNETSHRRLVEEGGQDQIPYLVDADRETTLYESDDIVAHLEEHYA from the coding sequence GTGCTCGAACTCTACCAGGACGAGGACTGCCCCCACTCGACCGACGTGCGCGAAAAACTCGCCGAGCTGGGCGTTACCTACGTAATCCACAACCCGCGGAGCGTCGACGGCGACGTGCGAAACGAGACGAGCCATCGCCGGCTCGTCGAGGAAGGCGGACAGGATCAAATTCCCTACCTCGTCGACGCGGATCGCGAGACGACGCTCTACGAGAGCGACGACATCGTGGCGCATCTGGAGGAGCACTATGCCTGA
- a CDS encoding PINc/VapC family ATPase has translation MNVVPDTSVVIDGRVSDRVESGEFDGATISVPEAVVAELEAQANEGHDSGWNGLEELQRLAELADAGDVDLKYVGERPDAIERGHASEGEIDALIRDLAADLGATFVTSDIVQSEVAEAKGLDVEYIAPETEDVGTLSVEEYFDDQTMSVHLKTDTEPMAKRGEIGDMHYESIREGVLSESEMKEMVQEVENAAKESSEGFIELSEPGMTIVQFRDYRIAMAQPPFADGVEITAVRPIVQTDLDDYEFADELRDRLQERQRGVLISGSPGAGKSTFAQAVAHFLVDNDYSVKTMEKPRDLQVGPEITQYTELGGDMALTADSLLMVRPDYTIYDEVRKTDDFEVFADMRLAGVGMIGVVHATRAIDALQRLVGRVELGMIPQVVDTVVYIEAGEVHTVYDVTTEVKVPHGLMEEDLARPVIVIRDFETGEPAYEIYTFNRQVVTVPLNDDEDGDEAGVDRIARQEIEREIRSIAQGHVDVELKSQNSAVVYVEDDDISTVIGKGGGRIQDVENRLGIDIDVRTHDEKPPGAGAGGGGSAGGQSGGDSSGGGAGQIVQPEITSQHVIVPVEGHAGETVEIQADDEYLFTATVSRGGEVQVSRGSAIAEELERAIDRKRRITVVPS, from the coding sequence ATGAACGTAGTTCCGGACACGAGCGTGGTCATCGACGGCCGCGTGTCCGATCGCGTCGAGAGCGGCGAGTTCGACGGTGCGACGATATCGGTCCCCGAGGCCGTGGTCGCGGAGTTAGAGGCCCAGGCCAACGAGGGCCACGACAGCGGCTGGAACGGGTTAGAGGAGCTCCAGCGGCTCGCGGAGCTGGCCGACGCGGGCGACGTCGACCTGAAGTACGTCGGCGAGCGCCCCGACGCCATCGAGCGGGGTCACGCCAGCGAGGGCGAGATCGACGCGCTCATCCGCGATCTGGCGGCCGATCTGGGGGCGACGTTCGTCACCAGCGACATCGTCCAGAGCGAGGTCGCCGAGGCCAAAGGGCTCGACGTCGAGTACATCGCCCCCGAGACCGAGGACGTCGGGACGCTGTCGGTCGAGGAGTACTTCGACGACCAGACGATGAGCGTCCACCTCAAGACCGACACGGAGCCGATGGCCAAGCGCGGCGAGATCGGCGACATGCACTACGAGTCGATCCGCGAGGGCGTCCTCTCGGAGTCGGAGATGAAGGAGATGGTCCAGGAGGTCGAGAACGCCGCCAAGGAGTCCTCCGAGGGGTTCATCGAGCTTTCCGAACCCGGGATGACGATCGTCCAGTTCCGCGACTACCGGATCGCGATGGCCCAGCCGCCGTTCGCCGACGGCGTCGAGATCACCGCGGTGCGGCCGATCGTCCAGACCGACCTCGACGACTACGAGTTCGCCGACGAGCTGCGGGATCGGCTCCAGGAGCGCCAGCGCGGCGTCCTGATCTCGGGGTCGCCCGGCGCCGGGAAGTCGACGTTCGCGCAGGCGGTCGCGCACTTCCTCGTCGACAACGACTACTCCGTCAAGACGATGGAGAAACCGCGCGACCTCCAGGTCGGCCCGGAGATCACCCAGTACACCGAGCTCGGCGGCGACATGGCGCTGACGGCCGACTCGCTGCTGATGGTCCGCCCCGACTACACGATCTACGACGAGGTCAGGAAAACGGACGACTTCGAGGTGTTCGCGGACATGCGCCTCGCGGGCGTCGGCATGATCGGCGTCGTCCACGCGACGCGGGCGATCGACGCGCTCCAGCGCCTCGTGGGCCGGGTCGAACTCGGCATGATCCCCCAGGTCGTCGACACCGTCGTCTACATCGAGGCCGGCGAGGTCCACACCGTCTACGACGTCACGACCGAGGTGAAGGTGCCCCACGGCCTGATGGAGGAGGATCTGGCTCGCCCGGTGATCGTCATCCGAGACTTCGAGACGGGCGAACCCGCCTACGAGATCTACACGTTCAACCGCCAGGTCGTCACCGTGCCGCTGAACGACGACGAGGACGGCGACGAGGCCGGCGTCGACCGCATCGCCCGCCAGGAGATCGAACGCGAGATCCGCTCGATCGCGCAGGGCCACGTCGACGTCGAACTCAAGAGTCAAAATAGCGCCGTGGTGTACGTCGAGGACGACGACATCTCGACGGTCATCGGCAAGGGCGGCGGACGCATCCAGGACGTCGAGAACCGGCTGGGCATCGACATCGACGTCAGGACGCACGACGAGAAGCCGCCGGGCGCCGGTGCGGGTGGCGGCGGCAGCGCGGGGGGCCAGTCCGGCGGAGACTCCTCGGGCGGCGGGGCCGGCCAGATCGTCCAGCCGGAGATCACCTCCCAGCACGTGATCGTCCCCGTCGAGGGCCACGCCGGCGAAACTGTGGAGATCCAGGCCGACGACGAGTACCTCTTCACCGCGACGGTGAGCCGCGGCGGGGAGGTGCAGGTCTCGCGGGGCAGCGCCATCGCGGAAGAACTCGAGCGCGCGATCGACCGCAAGCGCCGGATCACGGTCGTCCCGTCGTAA
- the hisS gene encoding histidine--tRNA ligase: MYDRIKGFRDFYPDEMQARRQVFDEIEDTVRAYGFREIDTPTLEPAEMYIDKSGEEIVDELYSFEDQGGRHVALTPELTPTVARMVVAKQQELSKPIKWFSTRPFWRYEEPQQGRFREFYQTNVDIFGSSSPDADAEILAVAGDMLTNLGLEQSDFEFRVSHRDILGGLLETFEDDVDVREAIRAVDKSQKVEQAEYHDLLVGAGLSYDQAEQFDELLDVEEENLDELIEFAGTERIEEAVTNLQNVLDAADDFGVREHCTLSLETARGLDYYTGVVFECFDSTGEVSRAVFGGGRYDDLIESFGGQPTPAVGFAPGDATLSLLLQRAGVWPEEALSTDYYVLQVGDTRPVAARIARDLRERGHVVETDVSGRSFGAQMNYADAINAETVVIAGERDLENGEVTVKDMESGDQTTAPVDEFPGDRERPTFEDFAE, encoded by the coding sequence ATGTACGACCGCATCAAGGGCTTTCGCGACTTCTACCCCGACGAGATGCAGGCTCGCCGGCAGGTCTTCGACGAGATCGAGGACACCGTCCGTGCCTACGGGTTCCGAGAGATCGACACGCCGACCCTCGAGCCGGCCGAGATGTACATCGACAAGAGCGGCGAGGAGATCGTCGACGAGCTCTACAGCTTCGAGGACCAGGGCGGCCGTCACGTCGCCCTGACGCCCGAGCTGACGCCGACGGTCGCGCGGATGGTCGTCGCCAAGCAACAGGAGCTCTCGAAGCCGATCAAGTGGTTCTCGACGCGGCCGTTCTGGCGCTACGAGGAGCCCCAGCAGGGCCGGTTCCGCGAGTTCTACCAGACCAACGTCGACATATTCGGGTCCAGTAGTCCGGACGCCGACGCCGAGATTCTCGCGGTCGCGGGCGACATGCTGACGAACCTCGGTCTGGAACAGTCCGACTTCGAGTTCCGCGTCTCCCATCGCGACATCCTCGGCGGCCTGCTGGAGACGTTCGAGGACGATGTCGACGTGCGCGAGGCGATCCGCGCGGTCGACAAGAGCCAGAAGGTCGAGCAGGCGGAGTACCACGACCTGCTCGTCGGCGCCGGGCTGAGCTACGATCAGGCCGAGCAGTTCGACGAGCTGCTCGACGTCGAAGAAGAGAACCTCGACGAGCTGATCGAGTTCGCCGGCACCGAGCGCATCGAAGAGGCCGTCACGAACCTGCAGAACGTGCTCGACGCCGCGGACGACTTCGGCGTCCGCGAGCACTGCACGCTCTCCCTCGAAACTGCCCGCGGCCTCGATTACTACACCGGCGTCGTGTTCGAGTGCTTCGATTCGACGGGCGAAGTCTCCCGGGCCGTCTTCGGCGGGGGGCGCTACGACGACCTGATCGAGAGCTTTGGCGGCCAGCCCACGCCCGCGGTCGGCTTCGCGCCGGGCGACGCCACGCTCTCCTTGCTCCTCCAGCGCGCCGGCGTCTGGCCCGAGGAGGCCCTCTCGACCGACTACTACGTGCTGCAGGTCGGCGACACCCGGCCCGTCGCGGCGCGGATCGCCCGCGACCTGCGCGAGCGGGGCCACGTCGTCGAGACCGACGTTTCGGGCCGGAGCTTCGGCGCCCAGATGAACTACGCCGACGCGATCAACGCCGAGACGGTCGTCATTGCCGGCGAGCGCGACCTCGAAAACGGCGAGGTGACGGTCAAGGACATGGAGAGCGGCGACCAGACCACCGCGCCCGTCGACGAGTTCCCCGGCGATCGCGAGCGGCCGACGTTCGAGGACTTCGCGGAGTAG
- a CDS encoding glutamine amidotransferase-related protein: protein MHVHHLQHVPYEPPAAIADWARDRGHELTGTHLHDGEPLPEPDEFDVLVVMGGPMGVYDDEEYPHLVDERELIRAVHEDGRPVLGVCLGAQLLAAALGADVYPHERSEIGWFPVEATDAAAESPLAPLGESYEALHWHGDTYDLPEGATQLARTETCEQQAFTIGNSLGLQFHLEATPKSVRDLVDAAGELGDGEHVQSEDELLDVGAPYEACREGLYEVLDRLAASA from the coding sequence GTGCACGTTCACCACCTCCAGCACGTCCCCTACGAGCCGCCCGCGGCGATCGCCGACTGGGCGCGCGACCGCGGCCACGAGCTGACGGGGACGCACCTCCACGACGGCGAACCGCTGCCCGAGCCCGACGAGTTCGACGTTCTGGTCGTGATGGGCGGACCGATGGGCGTCTACGACGACGAGGAGTACCCCCACCTCGTCGACGAGCGCGAGCTGATCCGCGCCGTCCACGAGGACGGCCGGCCCGTCCTCGGCGTCTGCCTGGGCGCCCAGCTGCTCGCCGCGGCGCTGGGCGCCGACGTCTACCCGCACGAGCGCTCCGAGATCGGCTGGTTCCCCGTCGAGGCGACCGACGCCGCCGCCGAGTCGCCGCTGGCGCCGCTGGGTGAGTCCTACGAGGCGCTCCACTGGCACGGCGACACGTACGACCTGCCCGAGGGCGCGACGCAGCTCGCCCGGACCGAGACCTGCGAACAGCAGGCCTTCACCATTGGAAACTCGCTGGGGCTGCAGTTTCACCTCGAAGCGACGCCGAAGAGCGTTCGCGATCTGGTCGACGCCGCCGGCGAGCTGGGCGACGGCGAGCACGTCCAGTCAGAGGATGAGTTGCTGGACGTCGGCGCGCCGTACGAAGCGTGTCGCGAGGGGCTGTACGAGGTGCTGGATCGGCTGGCGGCGTCGGCCTGA
- a CDS encoding NAD(P)-dependent glycerol-1-phosphate dehydrogenase produces the protein MFEKSTWIRLPRNVLVGHGVIDQTVEAVRELHLQGRPLIVTSPTPREIAADRIVEQFAAEGVDPAIVEVEDASFEAIQRVIDTAREVDPGFLIGVGGGKAIDIAKMASDDVGRGFVSVPTAASHDGIVSNRGSVPDGDTRHSVAAEPPLAVVADTEILANAPWELTTAGCADIISNYTAVLDWRLADRLKSVQYSEYGAALSEMTAEILVDNADSIRPGLEESSWIVVKALVSSGVAMSIAGSSRPASGAEHLFSHQLDRIAPGRALHGHQVGVGSIMTAYLHGGEDGIWRDIRRALDSIDAPTTAAELDLEPDEVVEALSTCHEIRDRYTILGDGIEESAARSVAEKTDVI, from the coding sequence ATGTTCGAGAAGTCTACCTGGATCCGCCTGCCGCGGAACGTGCTGGTGGGCCACGGCGTCATCGACCAGACGGTCGAGGCCGTCCGGGAGCTCCACCTCCAGGGTCGGCCGCTGATCGTCACCAGCCCGACGCCCCGCGAGATCGCGGCCGACCGGATCGTCGAGCAGTTCGCAGCCGAGGGGGTCGACCCGGCGATCGTCGAGGTCGAGGACGCCAGCTTCGAGGCGATCCAGCGCGTGATCGACACCGCCCGCGAGGTCGATCCCGGGTTCCTGATCGGCGTCGGCGGCGGGAAGGCGATCGACATCGCGAAGATGGCCAGCGACGACGTCGGCCGCGGGTTCGTCTCGGTGCCGACGGCGGCGAGCCACGACGGGATCGTCAGCAACCGCGGGTCGGTGCCGGACGGCGACACGCGCCACAGCGTCGCCGCCGAGCCGCCGCTGGCGGTCGTCGCCGACACCGAGATCCTCGCGAACGCGCCCTGGGAGCTGACCACGGCGGGCTGTGCGGACATCATCAGCAACTACACCGCCGTGCTGGACTGGCGGCTGGCCGACCGGCTCAAGAGCGTCCAGTACTCCGAGTACGGCGCCGCTCTCTCGGAGATGACCGCCGAAATCCTGGTCGACAACGCCGACTCGATCCGCCCCGGCCTGGAGGAATCGTCGTGGATCGTCGTGAAGGCGCTGGTGTCCTCCGGCGTCGCGATGTCGATCGCCGGCTCCTCGCGGCCGGCCTCCGGCGCCGAGCACCTCTTTTCCCACCAGCTCGACCGGATCGCCCCCGGTCGAGCGCTCCACGGCCACCAGGTCGGCGTCGGTTCGATCATGACGGCCTACCTCCACGGCGGCGAGGACGGCATCTGGCGGGACATCCGCCGGGCGCTGGATAGCATCGACGCTCCGACGACCGCGGCGGAACTCGACCTGGAGCCCGACGAGGTCGTCGAGGCGCTGTCGACCTGTCACGAGATCCGCGACCGCTACACGATACTGGGCGACGGCATCGAGGAGTCGGCGGCGCGGTCGGTCGCCGAGAAGACGGACGTGATCTGA